One part of the Mariniflexile litorale genome encodes these proteins:
- a CDS encoding DM13 domain-containing protein, with protein MKIYYLLFIVLISFQSCSSSDTPMMEAEMQMEEDEMMNTSTFEGDFMSSAHPTSGKATINEAKTILSFTNFKTDDGPLLEVYLATDTSASTYITLGALQGVNGNYEYALPTNIDYAVYNHVIVWCVTFSVNFGYSVLK; from the coding sequence ATGAAAATCTATTATTTGTTATTTATCGTTTTAATATCTTTTCAATCATGTTCTAGTTCAGACACCCCAATGATGGAGGCGGAAATGCAAATGGAAGAAGATGAAATGATGAATACTTCAACATTTGAAGGTGATTTTATGTCGAGTGCTCATCCAACTTCTGGAAAAGCTACAATAAATGAAGCTAAAACTATTTTATCTTTTACCAATTTTAAAACAGATGATGGTCCTTTATTGGAAGTGTATTTAGCAACAGATACTTCAGCTTCAACCTACATAACTTTAGGAGCTTTACAAGGTGTCAATGGTAATTATGAATATGCGCTACCTACTAATATAGATTATGCCGTATACAATCATGTTATTGTTTGGTGTGTTACTTTTTCGGTAAACTTCGGATATTCAGTTTTAAAGTAG
- a CDS encoding ribulose-bisphosphate carboxylase large subunit family protein, whose amino-acid sequence MERIQATYLIETPYKVEQAAAVLAGEQSSGTFVSVPGETDELKTRFAARVEAIEVLGEVSAPSMPGEIIDNKTYTQAKVTVSWSVENFGYNIPTLISTLQGNLYELRQFTGLKLDDFELPESYKNHFKGPNFGMKGTKELASVGLERPMIGTIIKPSVGLTPEYTANLVKTLAEAGIDFVKDDELLASSGNSPFAVRVEQIMKVINDFADKTGKKIMYAFNITGDLDTMKTNYDTVVKAGGTCAMMSINSIGWAGVKQVCDFGELSIHGHRNGWGMLNRHPLLGINFPAYNKIWRLAGVDQMHVNGIKNKFWESDDAVVRSIKSCHTPFLNNESVIPVVSSGQWGGQAFETYKRTQTTNLLYMAGGGIMAHPSGPAGGVRALHQAWDSAVKGMTLEETAKQYKEFGESVVKFG is encoded by the coding sequence ATGGAAAGAATACAAGCAACATATCTTATTGAAACACCTTATAAGGTAGAACAAGCCGCTGCTGTACTTGCAGGCGAGCAATCTAGTGGAACTTTTGTATCGGTGCCTGGAGAAACCGATGAACTTAAAACACGTTTTGCTGCTCGGGTTGAAGCCATTGAAGTATTAGGAGAGGTTTCTGCACCGAGTATGCCTGGTGAAATAATTGATAATAAAACCTATACACAGGCTAAAGTGACTGTGTCTTGGTCTGTTGAAAATTTTGGATATAACATACCAACACTCATTTCAACACTTCAAGGCAATTTATACGAATTACGTCAGTTTACAGGTCTTAAGTTAGACGATTTCGAATTGCCAGAGTCTTATAAGAATCATTTTAAAGGACCTAATTTTGGAATGAAAGGCACTAAAGAGCTCGCTTCGGTTGGCTTAGAACGCCCCATGATTGGAACTATAATAAAACCAAGTGTGGGTTTAACCCCAGAATACACAGCCAATTTGGTTAAAACTTTGGCAGAAGCAGGTATTGATTTTGTTAAAGATGATGAACTCTTAGCGTCTTCAGGAAATTCACCTTTTGCAGTAAGGGTTGAACAAATTATGAAAGTGATTAATGATTTTGCAGATAAAACAGGTAAAAAAATCATGTATGCCTTTAATATTACCGGCGATTTAGATACCATGAAAACCAATTATGATACGGTTGTAAAAGCAGGAGGAACTTGTGCCATGATGAGTATTAATAGTATAGGTTGGGCAGGCGTAAAGCAGGTTTGTGATTTTGGGGAGCTCTCTATTCACGGGCATAGAAATGGCTGGGGTATGTTAAATAGACATCCGCTTTTAGGTATAAATTTTCCAGCATACAATAAAATTTGGAGATTGGCAGGTGTCGATCAAATGCATGTAAATGGTATAAAAAATAAGTTTTGGGAGTCTGATGACGCTGTGGTTCGTTCCATAAAATCATGCCACACCCCCTTTTTAAATAATGAATCGGTTATTCCAGTAGTGTCTTCTGGTCAATGGGGCGGTCAAGCTTTTGAAACCTATAAAAGAACCCAAACCACCAATTTGCTTTATATGGCAGGAGGTGGAATTATGGCACATCCTTCTGGTCCTGCTGGTGGTGTTCGCGCATTACACCAAGCTTGGGATTCGGCTGTAAAAGGGATGACTTTGGAAGAAACAGCAAAACAGTATAAAGAGTTTGGAGAATCTGTTGTTAAATTTGGTTAA
- the ccsA gene encoding cytochrome c biogenesis protein CcsA — MQNKLAKILFSTRLTGILFIVFAAAMATGTFLDAGQETSPTPYTRNLIYNAWWFEAIMVFFVINFVGNIFRFKLHKKGKWSTLVLHLSFIFILLGAFITRYISFEGMMAIREGATENSFLSQKTYITTYIDGDYQIDGVAQRLPLEKEVDFSARLENDFKIETKYDQQPVTIELEKFIKGAEEDIIPDEKGEKYLKMVEAGGGAPHNHFLKVGEVQSIHNILFALNKPTDGAINITYNNDALTIQSPFEGEYMVMATMAQGALVKDSLQPLILRSRYVIGDMQMVFPKPVVKGVFDIVQKSKILKNDEDGVVLKVTTKGETQRIGLLGGKGMNNAFKQVSVGGLDFAFKYGSKVVELPFAIKLNDFEAERYPGTENGYSAYSSQVTVIDEKESSYDYKIFMNNILDHGGYRFFQSSFDPDEKGTILSVNHDYWGSLITYIGYFLLYYGLMAILFAKGSRFGDLKKQLEKVKAKKAKLLGVFILCFGLNSFAQTHSEDDGHNHNSKPTQAQIDSVLAANITPKEHADAFGHLVIQDLSGRMMPVNTYASEMLRKLSKNDSYGDFDANQVFLSIQESPMLWYNVPIIYLAKKKADSIRHIIGVDESEKYVALADFFTERGDYKLAPYLDEAYKTTTPNGFQKEFKEADQRVNLLYNTVEGMSLKIFPIPNDENNKWISAFDYKNDTHKIQDSLYGNFIKNGFKMYLYTLNTAKQSGDFSEATKLLDAFKKTQHQYGAEVMLTDKKISTEILYNKYDIFKKLFSWYLYTGSLLFVLLIVQIFKEKSKALDITITVFKAIIFVLFILHTLGLITRWYISGHAPWSDAYESMIYVAWSTMLFGFIVGMSKKKVKINKGDISGIVLAVLGKRNTSNLTIAAGAFVTAMLLMIAHWNWMDPAIANLQPVLNSYWLMIHVAVIVASYGPFTLGMILGVVVLFLMIFTTEKNKIKMDLNIKELTIINEMALTVGLVMLTIGNFLGGMWANESWGRYWGWDPKETWALISIMVYAFVIHMRLIPGLRGRWFFNLMSIVAFSSIIFTYFGVNFYLSGLHSYQSGQQIASFNAIAIAISIIALLGVLAYRGYAKHYKK; from the coding sequence ATGCAAAATAAACTCGCCAAAATTCTTTTTTCAACACGACTTACCGGTATTTTATTTATAGTATTTGCAGCAGCTATGGCTACAGGTACGTTTTTAGATGCTGGACAAGAAACATCACCAACGCCTTATACTAGAAATTTAATTTACAATGCTTGGTGGTTCGAGGCTATTATGGTGTTTTTTGTTATCAATTTTGTAGGTAATATTTTTAGATTTAAACTTCATAAAAAAGGAAAATGGTCAACCTTAGTATTGCATTTATCCTTTATTTTTATTTTACTAGGAGCTTTTATTACCCGATATATAAGTTTTGAAGGGATGATGGCCATTCGAGAAGGGGCTACCGAAAACTCATTTCTATCACAAAAAACATACATCACAACTTATATAGATGGTGATTATCAAATTGATGGTGTAGCACAACGTTTGCCTTTGGAAAAGGAAGTTGATTTTTCTGCACGTTTAGAAAACGATTTTAAAATTGAAACTAAATACGACCAACAACCAGTAACTATAGAGTTGGAGAAATTTATTAAAGGTGCAGAAGAAGATATTATTCCAGACGAAAAAGGCGAGAAATACTTAAAAATGGTTGAAGCAGGTGGAGGTGCACCACACAATCACTTTTTAAAAGTAGGAGAAGTACAAAGCATCCATAATATATTATTTGCGCTTAATAAACCAACGGATGGAGCTATAAACATTACCTATAATAACGACGCGCTTACTATTCAATCACCGTTTGAAGGTGAGTACATGGTTATGGCAACCATGGCTCAAGGCGCTTTAGTAAAAGATAGTTTACAGCCTTTAATTCTACGTTCACGTTATGTAATTGGCGATATGCAAATGGTATTTCCAAAGCCAGTTGTTAAAGGAGTTTTTGACATTGTTCAAAAATCAAAAATTTTAAAGAATGATGAAGATGGTGTTGTCTTAAAAGTAACTACAAAAGGCGAAACACAACGTATTGGTTTATTAGGAGGTAAAGGTATGAATAACGCATTCAAACAAGTTTCAGTTGGCGGTTTAGATTTCGCTTTTAAGTATGGTTCTAAAGTGGTTGAGTTACCTTTTGCTATTAAATTAAACGATTTTGAAGCTGAACGCTACCCAGGCACCGAAAATGGTTATTCGGCATATTCTAGTCAAGTAACGGTTATAGATGAGAAAGAAAGTAGTTATGATTATAAAATTTTTATGAATAACATTTTAGATCATGGCGGTTATCGCTTTTTTCAATCGAGTTTTGATCCAGATGAAAAAGGGACTATTTTGTCAGTAAATCATGATTATTGGGGTTCTTTAATTACTTATATAGGTTATTTTTTATTGTATTATGGGTTGATGGCTATTTTATTTGCAAAGGGATCTCGCTTTGGTGATTTAAAAAAGCAATTAGAAAAAGTTAAAGCCAAAAAAGCCAAATTATTAGGTGTTTTTATATTGTGTTTTGGGTTGAATTCATTTGCACAAACGCATTCTGAAGATGATGGACATAACCACAATTCGAAACCAACACAAGCACAAATAGATTCTGTTTTAGCAGCAAATATTACGCCAAAGGAACATGCCGATGCTTTTGGGCATTTGGTTATTCAAGATTTAAGTGGGCGCATGATGCCAGTGAATACCTATGCATCAGAAATGCTTCGTAAGTTAAGTAAAAATGATAGTTATGGAGATTTTGATGCGAATCAAGTATTCTTATCAATTCAAGAAAGTCCGATGCTTTGGTATAATGTACCAATTATATACTTAGCTAAGAAAAAAGCCGATTCTATCAGGCATATTATAGGTGTAGATGAAAGTGAAAAATATGTGGCATTAGCCGATTTTTTTACTGAGAGAGGCGATTATAAATTAGCACCTTATTTAGATGAAGCTTATAAAACAACAACACCTAATGGCTTTCAAAAGGAATTTAAAGAAGCCGACCAACGTGTGAATTTATTATATAATACAGTGGAAGGAATGTCGTTAAAAATATTCCCGATTCCTAATGATGAAAACAATAAATGGATCTCTGCTTTCGATTATAAAAATGATACTCATAAAATCCAAGACTCTCTTTATGGAAACTTTATAAAAAATGGTTTCAAAATGTATTTATACACATTAAATACAGCAAAACAATCGGGCGATTTTTCAGAAGCTACCAAATTATTAGACGCTTTCAAAAAAACGCAGCATCAATATGGTGCAGAAGTGATGCTAACCGATAAAAAAATAAGTACTGAAATTCTATATAATAAGTACGATATTTTTAAAAAACTATTTAGTTGGTATTTATATACGGGTAGTTTACTTTTTGTATTGTTAATTGTTCAAATTTTTAAAGAGAAAAGTAAAGCGTTAGATATTACAATTACCGTTTTTAAAGCTATCATTTTTGTTTTATTTATTTTACACACTTTAGGCCTGATTACACGTTGGTACATTTCTGGACATGCACCATGGAGTGATGCTTACGAATCTATGATTTATGTGGCTTGGTCCACCATGTTATTTGGTTTTATTGTAGGTATGAGTAAGAAAAAGGTGAAGATTAATAAAGGTGATATTTCAGGAATAGTATTGGCTGTTTTAGGAAAAAGAAATACGTCTAATTTAACCATAGCTGCAGGAGCTTTTGTAACTGCTATGTTGTTAATGATTGCTCATTGGAATTGGATGGATCCAGCCATTGCCAATCTACAACCTGTTTTAAACAGTTATTGGCTCATGATACATGTGGCGGTAATTGTGGCCAGTTATGGTCCGTTTACCTTGGGAATGATTCTAGGTGTAGTGGTATTGTTTTTAATGATCTTCACGACGGAAAAGAATAAAATAAAAATGGATTTAAACATTAAAGAACTTACCATCATTAACGAAATGGCGTTAACGGTAGGTTTGGTAATGTTAACCATAGGAAACTTTTTAGGTGGTATGTGGGCAAATGAGAGCTGGGGACGTTATTGGGGTTGGGATCCTAAAGAAACTTGGGCGCTTATAAGTATTATGGTTTATGCCTTTGTTATTCACATGCGATTAATTCCAGGACTTCGTGGTAGATGGTTTTTTAACTTAATGTCTATTGTGGCTTTTTCAAGTATTATTTTTACATATTTTGGTGTTAATTTTTATCTGTCTGGATTGCATTCCTACCAATCGGGTCAGCAAATTGCCAGTTTTAATGCTATCGCTATTGCTATTAGTATCATCGCTTTATTAGGTGTTTTAGCCTACCGAGGCTATGCAAAACATTATAAAAAGTAA
- a CDS encoding aspartate/glutamate racemase family protein → MAKTLALIHTSATLVPLFQELIDKHLKGKDIKIFNIVDDSLIKNTIERGKVTPDTSRRVVNYIGSAEEAGADYIMVTCSSIGAAVESSVPLTKVPVLRVDQPMVDKAVQLGKRVGVIATLPTTLEPTSDLVRRRAVILNQDVEITSKLCEGAFEALMGGKPEVHDQMVASALKELAEKVDVILLAQASMARVVGQLSEADKKVPILASPEIAMEYLAKIL, encoded by the coding sequence ATGGCAAAAACATTAGCATTAATACATACCTCGGCAACTTTAGTGCCTTTATTTCAAGAGTTGATTGATAAACACTTAAAAGGAAAAGACATTAAAATATTTAATATTGTTGATGATAGTTTAATAAAAAACACCATTGAACGCGGTAAAGTAACACCTGATACCTCACGTAGAGTTGTAAATTATATCGGGTCTGCCGAAGAAGCTGGGGCCGATTATATCATGGTAACCTGTTCCTCTATAGGTGCAGCGGTTGAAAGTTCGGTGCCATTAACAAAAGTACCTGTTTTACGGGTCGATCAACCGATGGTAGATAAAGCAGTGCAATTAGGAAAACGCGTAGGAGTGATTGCTACGTTGCCAACAACCTTAGAGCCTACAAGCGATTTAGTGAGAAGACGCGCTGTTATTTTAAATCAGGATGTAGAAATAACCTCTAAACTTTGTGAAGGTGCTTTTGAAGCTTTAATGGGCGGAAAACCAGAAGTACACGACCAAATGGTGGCTTCAGCATTAAAAGAATTAGCCGAAAAAGTAGATGTTATTTTATTAGCACAAGCGTCTATGGCAAGAGTTGTAGGCCAACTTTCAGAAGCCGATAAAAAAGTACCCATTTTAGCGAGTCCAGAAATTGCTATGGAATATTTAGCTAAAATTCTGTAA
- a CDS encoding TMEM175 family protein — protein sequence MTKGRLEAFTDGVLAIIITIMVLELKVPHGGAFEDLKPLLPIFGSYILSFIYVAIYWNNHHHMMQTVKHVTGTILWANMHLLFWLSLIPFVSGWMGENHFTTASVFLYGIVLLGAAIAYFILQYLIIKNHGEGFILSRALGKDIKGKVSPILYIIGIVSAFFNVWLSGFMFVFVAVMWLIPDNRIEKTLNKESNL from the coding sequence ATGACAAAAGGACGATTAGAAGCATTTACCGATGGTGTTTTAGCTATCATTATCACCATCATGGTATTAGAATTAAAAGTACCACATGGCGGTGCTTTTGAAGATTTAAAACCTTTGTTACCCATCTTCGGAAGTTATATTCTTAGCTTTATTTATGTAGCTATTTATTGGAACAATCACCACCACATGATGCAAACAGTAAAACATGTTACAGGAACCATCTTATGGGCCAATATGCATTTATTGTTTTGGCTCTCATTAATTCCATTTGTATCGGGTTGGATGGGTGAAAATCATTTCACCACCGCTAGTGTGTTTTTGTATGGGATTGTTCTATTGGGTGCGGCTATTGCTTATTTTATATTACAATATTTAATCATCAAAAATCATGGTGAAGGTTTTATTTTATCAAGAGCATTAGGTAAAGATATAAAAGGAAAAGTCTCTCCAATTCTATACATTATTGGAATTGTTTCAGCATTTTTTAATGTTTGGTTGAGTGGTTTTATGTTTGTTTTTGTAGCTGTCATGTGGTTAATTCCTGATAATCGTATTGAAAAAACACTTAATAAAGAATCTAATCTCTAA
- the rlmF gene encoding 23S rRNA (adenine(1618)-N(6))-methyltransferase RlmF, whose amino-acid sequence MKNNPNFHSKNKHKSGYDMDALCNAFPNLSPFVFENTFQTKTIDFANPKAVKALNTALLITYYGINFWEFPDANLCPPIPGRVDYIHHLSDLLLASKITQDISILDIGTGASCIYPILGHAEYKWKFTGVDVDEKSLKSAERIINKNKLSASISFLLQNEASQIFKNVLNTTDRFSASMCNPPFFKSEEDALQATTKKLKGLDGLENQVVRNFSGTHNELCYKGGEKAFLHTYLYESSLFKQQCFWFTTLVSKKELVKGMYDSLKKLGAKEIKTIPMGHGNKISRMVAWTFLSPEEQKEWNS is encoded by the coding sequence ATCAAAAATAATCCTAATTTTCATTCTAAAAATAAACATAAATCGGGTTACGATATGGATGCATTATGTAATGCATTCCCTAATTTATCTCCATTTGTATTTGAAAACACGTTTCAAACAAAAACCATAGATTTTGCAAATCCGAAGGCCGTTAAAGCCTTGAACACAGCATTATTAATAACGTATTATGGTATTAACTTTTGGGAATTTCCAGATGCTAATTTATGTCCACCCATTCCTGGTCGGGTAGATTATATACATCATCTTTCCGATTTATTATTAGCTTCAAAAATAACCCAAGATATTTCTATTTTAGATATAGGTACAGGTGCGAGTTGTATTTACCCTATTTTAGGACATGCGGAATACAAATGGAAATTTACAGGAGTGGATGTGGATGAAAAATCATTAAAATCTGCTGAACGTATTATAAATAAAAATAAACTCAGTGCTTCTATTTCATTCCTACTTCAAAATGAGGCCTCTCAAATTTTTAAAAATGTTTTAAACACCACCGATAGGTTTTCAGCCTCTATGTGTAATCCACCTTTTTTTAAATCGGAGGAAGACGCTTTGCAGGCTACTACCAAAAAACTAAAAGGTTTGGATGGTTTAGAAAATCAAGTAGTTCGGAATTTTTCAGGAACTCACAATGAATTGTGTTATAAAGGAGGTGAAAAAGCATTTCTCCATACTTATTTATATGAAAGTTCTTTATTTAAACAGCAGTGTTTTTGGTTTACAACCTTGGTTTCTAAAAAGGAATTGGTAAAAGGCATGTACGACTCTTTAAAGAAATTAGGAGCAAAAGAAATAAAAACCATCCCTATGGGTCATGGCAATAAAATATCAAGAATGGTGGCTTGGACATTTTTAAGCCCAGAGGAGCAAAAAGAATGGAACTCATAA
- a CDS encoding four-carbon acid sugar kinase family protein yields the protein MEKTKDILLAFYGDDFTGSTDALEFLSRAGAKTVLFLENPTIELLTQFKDLDAIGVAGMTRAMVPDEMASVLDKAFQSLIQLKPRHVHYKVCSTFDSSPEIGNIGTAIQCGVRTFNNEFTPILVAAPNLGRYAAFGHLYARMGIGSQGAIYRLDRHPSMSKHPITPSHESDLRMHLSKQINQPMGLIDLVDLGKNILEIKEKLSEEIEAGNHIVFFDAMYENQMQILGEVIDAKVDENTPLFSVGSSGVEKALGDYWAKTGKLKQRTDWEVLEECQPMLVLSGSVSPVTASQINWAVANGFEEISVSVEALENEDSEARLINDYQEKITSYLKAGKSVILHTSKGPEDTRFQETKAFFNKKGWDEQMIRSQTAKRFGKILGQSARRALEQVPVKRLIIAGGDTSSYVARELGIKAVEMIAPVFIGAPMCRALAPNSPVNNIEVNLKGGQVGDETYFGALQKGKKSI from the coding sequence ATGGAAAAGACTAAAGATATTTTATTAGCTTTTTATGGTGATGATTTTACAGGTTCTACTGATGCTCTCGAATTTTTAAGTAGAGCAGGAGCAAAAACCGTACTTTTTCTAGAAAATCCAACTATAGAACTTCTTACGCAATTTAAAGATTTGGATGCCATTGGTGTTGCAGGAATGACGCGTGCTATGGTTCCTGATGAAATGGCTAGCGTTTTAGATAAAGCCTTTCAATCTTTAATACAATTAAAACCACGACATGTCCATTATAAAGTCTGTTCAACCTTTGATTCTTCACCCGAAATAGGTAATATAGGAACAGCCATTCAATGTGGAGTACGTACTTTTAATAATGAATTTACGCCTATTTTAGTAGCTGCACCAAATTTGGGTCGTTATGCCGCATTCGGACATTTATACGCACGTATGGGCATTGGTAGTCAAGGTGCTATTTATAGATTAGACAGACATCCGTCTATGAGTAAACATCCTATTACACCTTCACATGAAAGCGATTTAAGAATGCATCTGTCTAAACAAATCAATCAGCCTATGGGATTAATTGATTTGGTTGATTTGGGTAAAAATATTTTAGAAATAAAAGAAAAACTTTCAGAAGAAATAGAAGCAGGAAACCATATCGTGTTTTTTGATGCGATGTACGAAAACCAAATGCAAATTCTAGGAGAAGTTATAGATGCTAAAGTTGATGAAAACACACCGCTTTTTTCAGTCGGTTCATCAGGTGTAGAAAAGGCTTTGGGTGACTATTGGGCAAAAACAGGAAAATTAAAACAGCGAACAGATTGGGAAGTGTTAGAAGAATGCCAACCTATGTTGGTACTTTCTGGAAGTGTATCTCCTGTTACGGCATCTCAAATTAATTGGGCAGTAGCTAACGGATTTGAAGAAATATCAGTTTCAGTTGAAGCTTTAGAAAATGAGGATTCAGAAGCACGTTTAATTAATGATTATCAAGAAAAAATAACCAGTTACTTAAAAGCAGGGAAAAGCGTCATTCTTCATACCTCCAAAGGACCTGAAGATACTCGATTTCAAGAAACGAAAGCATTTTTCAATAAGAAAGGTTGGGATGAACAAATGATTCGTTCGCAAACGGCAAAACGTTTCGGTAAAATTTTAGGTCAATCAGCAAGACGTGCCTTAGAGCAAGTTCCAGTGAAGCGTTTAATTATTGCAGGAGGCGATACGTCTAGTTATGTAGCCAGAGAATTGGGTATAAAAGCAGTAGAAATGATTGCACCGGTTTTTATTGGAGCTCCTATGTGTCGTGCATTGGCACCAAATTCACCAGTAAACAATATAGAAGTTAATTTAAAAGGCGGGCAAGTAGGTGATGAAACCTATTTCGGAGCATTACAAAAAGGAAAAAAATCAATTTAA
- a CDS encoding HAD-IA family hydrolase, which produces MLKAVIFDMDGVIIESEPLHHYAYHKMFNDVNVEVSDTLYETFTGKSTINVCKQVCELFSLKETPEYLVSLKRKHFDAVFNNNVDFDLIEGVLNLIKDLHSNGVTLVLGSSATMPSIERIFNRFDLNPYFIGKLSGADLKQSKPHPEIFINAVKLSGFKPEECMVIEDSTNGILAAKGAGVFCIGFDSFHSKNQDYSKADLVIKKFEEISFDKIKTLL; this is translated from the coding sequence ATGCTAAAAGCTGTGATTTTTGATATGGATGGGGTTATTATTGAAAGTGAACCTCTTCATCATTATGCTTACCATAAAATGTTTAATGATGTAAATGTAGAAGTGAGCGATACACTATATGAAACGTTTACGGGAAAATCAACTATAAATGTTTGTAAACAAGTTTGTGAACTTTTTAGTTTAAAAGAAACCCCAGAATATTTGGTATCTTTAAAAAGAAAGCATTTTGATGCTGTTTTTAATAACAATGTTGATTTCGATTTGATTGAAGGTGTTTTGAATTTAATCAAAGACCTTCACAGTAATGGGGTTACATTGGTTTTAGGATCCTCTGCCACCATGCCAAGTATTGAACGTATTTTTAATCGTTTTGATTTAAACCCTTATTTTATTGGCAAACTAAGTGGTGCCGATTTAAAACAATCCAAACCGCATCCTGAAATTTTTATTAATGCCGTTAAATTATCTGGATTTAAACCTGAAGAATGTATGGTCATTGAAGATTCTACCAATGGTATTTTAGCAGCTAAAGGTGCAGGTGTATTTTGCATTGGCTTTGATAGTTTTCACTCTAAAAACCAAGATTACAGTAAAGCAGATTTAGTGATTAAAAAGTTTGAAGAAATTAGTTTTGATAAAATTAAAACACTACTTTAA
- a CDS encoding bile acid:sodium symporter family protein, whose product MKQVEKYILWIGLISAVTLLLAVLINWDNLVAPLSVISAVTLAVGMRSVASLKSYQYTAWILVAIVCGMFYPSAFLQWGSFDLRNKWLILIVVQVVMFGMGTQMSIKDFYGIKTMGKGVLVGVLCQFTIMPIVGYMLTRIFNFEPEIAAGIILIGSCSSGLASNVMVFIAKANLTLSVTLTAVATLLAPIMTPLMMKLLAGTYVEIDFLGMCVQIIKIVIVPIGAALLYDVYSQDLKGARKRINTVFFVALGWLVAMISGLWDFIESSSSESTMQLVELINFIFGAVIVGKLYYHLVAFKPTIHNFMPILSMFGIVYFTTVTTAASRDHILTIGVFILLASIIHNALGYTFGYWISRALGLDKNSCRTVALEVGLQNGGMASGLAGSMGKLATVGLAAAVFSPWMNISGSLLANYWRKKKEKVSKEA is encoded by the coding sequence ATGAAGCAGGTTGAAAAATATATATTGTGGATTGGACTTATTTCGGCGGTTACTCTTTTGTTAGCTGTATTAATTAATTGGGATAATTTAGTAGCACCTTTATCGGTAATTTCAGCTGTTACTTTAGCTGTAGGTATGCGGTCTGTAGCCTCCTTAAAAAGCTATCAATACACCGCATGGATTTTAGTAGCCATAGTCTGTGGTATGTTTTATCCATCTGCTTTTTTACAATGGGGAAGTTTCGATCTTCGTAACAAATGGCTTATTCTTATTGTGGTTCAGGTGGTTATGTTTGGTATGGGAACCCAAATGAGTATCAAAGATTTTTATGGGATTAAAACCATGGGGAAAGGAGTGCTTGTAGGTGTGTTGTGTCAATTTACCATCATGCCTATAGTGGGGTACATGCTAACACGTATATTTAATTTTGAACCTGAAATTGCAGCGGGTATCATTCTTATAGGTTCATGTTCGAGCGGTTTGGCTTCAAATGTTATGGTTTTTATAGCAAAAGCGAACTTAACCCTTTCAGTAACATTAACAGCGGTAGCAACTTTATTAGCACCTATTATGACGCCATTAATGATGAAACTTTTGGCTGGTACTTATGTGGAAATTGACTTTTTAGGGATGTGTGTTCAAATTATTAAAATAGTGATTGTACCTATTGGAGCAGCTTTACTTTATGATGTTTATTCACAAGATTTAAAAGGAGCTAGGAAACGTATAAATACAGTCTTTTTTGTAGCATTGGGATGGTTAGTTGCTATGATTTCTGGACTTTGGGATTTTATTGAATCCTCTTCATCAGAAAGCACTATGCAATTGGTAGAATTAATCAACTTTATTTTTGGAGCTGTTATAGTGGGAAAATTATATTATCATTTGGTTGCGTTCAAGCCTACAATCCATAATTTCATGCCCATACTTTCCATGTTTGGTATTGTATATTTCACAACAGTAACTACTGCTGCAAGTAGAGATCATATCCTTACTATTGGTGTTTTTATACTATTAGCGTCTATCATACATAATGCATTAGGTTATACATTTGGTTATTGGATAAGTAGAGCCCTAGGTTTAGATAAAAATTCATGCAGAACTGTGGCTTTAGAGGTCGGTTTACAAAATGGCGGGATGGCATCTGGTTTGGCAGGCTCGATGGGAAAACTGGCTACGGTTGGTTTAGCTGCGGCTGTTTTTAGCCCTTGGATGAATATTTCAGGCTCTTTATTGGCAAATTATTGGAGGAAGAAAAAAGAAAAAGTTTCTAAAGAAGCATAA